In Mixta intestinalis, the following are encoded in one genomic region:
- a CDS encoding TerC family protein, which produces MEFLLDPSIWAGLLTLVVLEIVLGIDNLVFIAILADKLPPKQRDRARLIGLSLALLMRLGLLSLISWMVTLTKPLFTVAQFSFAGRDLILLAGGIFLLFKATMELHERLENRQHDGDGNRSYASFWAVVIQIVVLDAVFSLDAVITAVGMVNHLPIMMTAVVIAMGIMLLASKPLTNFVNAHPTVVVLCLSFLLMIGLSLVAEGFGFHIPKGYLYAAIGFSILIELFNQIARRNFLRHQSHRPMRERTAEAILRLMGGRRGVAQQAETGSVPVENPTLPQETFKDEERYMINGVLTLASRSIRSIMTPRGDISWVDATRPLDEIRMQLLDTPHSLFPICRGELDEVIGVVRAKELLVALEHGVDIGTFAASSPPIIVPETLDPINLLGVLRRAKGSFVIVTNEFGVVQGLVTPLDVLEAIAGEFPDEDETPDIIADGDSWLVKGGTDLHSLQQWLDYHQLVKPGDDYASLAGLLIAQKGQLPQPGEVIDMPPLHFTIVEATDYRIDLVRITKDRSPHEDEEE; this is translated from the coding sequence ATGGAATTCCTTTTAGATCCTTCGATTTGGGCCGGTCTGCTGACGTTGGTTGTTCTGGAGATCGTGCTGGGTATTGATAACCTGGTATTTATCGCCATCCTGGCCGATAAACTGCCGCCGAAACAGCGCGATAGAGCGCGCCTGATTGGCCTGTCGCTGGCGCTGTTGATGCGTCTGGGGCTATTGTCGCTGATATCCTGGATGGTAACGCTGACGAAGCCGCTGTTTACTGTTGCGCAGTTCAGCTTTGCCGGACGCGATCTTATTCTGCTGGCGGGCGGTATCTTTCTGTTGTTTAAGGCGACCATGGAGCTGCATGAGCGGCTGGAAAACCGTCAGCACGACGGCGATGGCAACCGAAGCTATGCCAGCTTCTGGGCAGTTGTTATTCAGATTGTGGTGCTGGACGCCGTGTTCTCCCTTGATGCGGTGATAACCGCCGTGGGTATGGTTAACCACCTGCCGATCATGATGACCGCCGTAGTGATCGCCATGGGCATCATGCTGCTGGCCTCGAAGCCACTGACTAACTTCGTTAACGCTCATCCTACGGTAGTAGTGCTGTGCCTCAGCTTCCTGTTGATGATCGGCCTGAGTCTGGTAGCGGAAGGCTTCGGCTTCCATATTCCAAAAGGCTACCTCTACGCGGCTATCGGTTTCTCGATTCTGATCGAACTGTTTAACCAGATCGCGCGTCGTAACTTTCTGCGCCATCAGTCGCACCGTCCCATGCGTGAGCGTACCGCTGAAGCCATTCTGCGTCTGATGGGTGGACGTCGTGGTGTCGCGCAGCAGGCGGAAACCGGCAGTGTGCCGGTTGAAAATCCAACTCTGCCGCAGGAAACCTTTAAGGATGAAGAGCGTTACATGATTAACGGCGTGCTGACGTTGGCCTCGCGCTCTATCCGCAGCATCATGACGCCGCGTGGCGATATCTCCTGGGTGGATGCCACCAGGCCGCTGGATGAGATCAGAATGCAGCTGCTGGATACCCCGCACAGCCTGTTTCCGATTTGTCGTGGCGAGCTGGATGAAGTTATTGGTGTGGTGCGGGCGAAAGAGCTGCTGGTGGCGCTGGAGCACGGCGTTGATATTGGCACCTTTGCCGCCTCATCGCCGCCGATTATCGTGCCGGAAACGCTCGATCCGATTAACCTGCTGGGCGTGCTGCGTCGTGCCAAAGGCAGCTTCGTGATTGTGACCAATGAGTTCGGTGTGGTACAGGGGCTGGTTACGCCGCTTGACGTGCTGGAAGCGATTGCCGGTGAATTCCCGGATGAGGATGAAACGCCCGATATCATTGCTGATGGTGACAGCTGGCTGGTGAAAGGCGGTACCGATCTGCATTCGCTACAGCAGTGGCTCGACTATCACCAGCTGGTGAAACCAGGCGATGATTACGCCTCGCTGGCGGGCCTGCTGATCGCTCAGAAAGGGCAGCTGCCGCAGCCGGGTGAAGTCATTGATATGCCGCCGCTGCATTTTACCATCGTTGAGGCGACCGATTACCGTATCGATCTGGTGCGTATTACCAAAGATCGCTCGCCACACGAAGATGAAGAAGAGTAA
- the cspE gene encoding transcription antiterminator/RNA stability regulator CspE, with protein MAKIKGQVKWFNESKGFGFITPADGSKDVFVHFSAIQGNGFKTLAEGQNVEFEIQDGQKGPAAVNVVAI; from the coding sequence ATGGCAAAAATTAAAGGTCAGGTAAAGTGGTTCAACGAATCCAAAGGTTTTGGCTTCATTACCCCGGCAGACGGTAGCAAAGATGTGTTCGTTCACTTCTCCGCTATCCAGGGTAACGGCTTCAAAACCCTGGCTGAAGGCCAGAACGTTGAGTTCGAAATTCAGGATGGTCAGAAAGGCCCGGCAGCGGTTAACGTTGTGGCGATCTGA
- a CDS encoding MBL fold metallo-hydrolase gives MKWKNPWYDASLPHHTPEGFRNLEADLRQPGDLQRWRNERKAQGLPLPPAQGYDAFTQRWWQPADLSGEQDAVWWLGHAALMLRLDGRYGLIDPALSTRASPLRFYGPKRKTPAPLAIADLPALDWVLISHNHYDHLDKPTIRAILRRFPQVQFIVPLGLEPWFRRIGARQVVQLDWWQQTQRHGITFHAVPARHWSMRTLTDRNRSLWCGWTISGASLNFWFSGDSGYSDNLLQIAQRLGPFTLAALPIGAYAPRWFMRGQHMDPQQSVALHQAAGAPVTIPIHWGVFELADEALDQPLSELDEAMTAAGLDKKRFRPWKIGESGSLDIINQEKSDK, from the coding sequence TTGAAGTGGAAAAATCCCTGGTATGACGCCTCTTTGCCGCACCATACGCCGGAGGGGTTCCGTAATCTGGAAGCCGATCTGCGTCAGCCGGGAGATTTACAGCGCTGGCGTAACGAACGGAAGGCACAGGGGCTGCCTTTGCCACCGGCGCAGGGCTATGACGCTTTTACTCAACGGTGGTGGCAGCCTGCCGATTTGAGCGGCGAGCAGGATGCAGTCTGGTGGCTGGGTCATGCCGCCCTGATGCTGCGTCTCGATGGGCGCTATGGGCTTATCGATCCGGCGCTTTCGACAAGGGCCTCACCGCTGCGCTTTTACGGACCGAAACGTAAAACGCCCGCGCCGCTGGCTATTGCCGATTTGCCTGCGCTCGACTGGGTGCTGATCTCCCATAATCATTACGATCATCTTGATAAACCCACTATTCGCGCTATTTTACGCCGTTTTCCGCAGGTGCAGTTTATTGTGCCGCTGGGGCTTGAACCCTGGTTCCGGCGCATCGGTGCGCGTCAGGTCGTACAGCTGGACTGGTGGCAGCAGACGCAGCGGCATGGCATCACTTTTCATGCTGTTCCTGCGCGGCACTGGAGTATGCGCACGCTTACCGATCGTAACCGCTCGTTATGGTGCGGCTGGACCATCTCCGGCGCGTCGCTGAATTTCTGGTTTTCTGGCGATAGCGGGTATTCCGATAACCTGTTGCAGATTGCTCAGCGCCTGGGGCCGTTTACGCTCGCCGCTTTGCCAATAGGCGCTTATGCACCACGCTGGTTCATGCGCGGTCAGCATATGGATCCGCAGCAGTCGGTAGCGCTGCATCAGGCGGCAGGCGCACCGGTCACTATCCCTATTCACTGGGGCGTGTTTGAACTGGCGGATGAAGCCCTGGATCAGCCTCTTTCCGAGCTGGATGAGGCGATGACAGCGGCAGGGCTGGATAAGAAACGTTTTCGTCCATGGAAAATAGGCGAAAGCGGAAGTTTAGATATTATTAACCAGGAAAAATCTGATAAATGA
- a CDS encoding DUF986 family protein: MALIAVLINLLWIRTPHKLLQEPGFFFDNGWINYDRIKGMN; the protein is encoded by the coding sequence ATGGCATTGATAGCGGTATTGATTAATCTGTTGTGGATTCGTACGCCACACAAATTACTTCAGGAACCAGGCTTTTTCTTCGACAACGGATGGATTAATTATGATCGCATAAAGGGTATGAATTGA
- a CDS encoding YobH family protein: protein MKILLRIVSLLALIWLGLLLTGYGVLTGSHKNFAGIGLQCQYLTAQGMVKAQYLHGDSSFIGVAECPLLRKMSRVVDNNS from the coding sequence ATGAAAATATTGCTTCGAATTGTGAGTCTGCTGGCGCTGATCTGGCTGGGATTGTTGCTGACAGGCTATGGCGTGTTGACCGGTAGTCATAAGAATTTTGCCGGTATCGGCTTACAGTGTCAGTATTTAACGGCTCAGGGTATGGTAAAAGCGCAGTATCTGCACGGCGACAGCAGCTTTATCGGTGTGGCAGAGTGCCCGTTATTGAGAAAAATGTCCAGGGTGGTGGATAACAATTCGTAA
- the sdaA gene encoding L-serine ammonia-lyase: protein MISVFDMFKIGIGPSSSHTLGPMKAGKQFVDDLIRDNRLLDVTRIVVEVYGSLSLTGKGHHTDIAIIMGLAGASPESVDIDAIPAFIRDVEQRERLLLANGQHEVDFPRDGGMNFRSENLSLHENGMRIHAFAGEERIYSKTYYSIGGGFIVDEEHFGQSVLDEVSVPYPYNSAQELLAHCRETGLSLSGLVMKNELALHSRQEIESYFAAVWQTMRDCIDRGLNTEGVLPGPLRVPRRAAALRRMLVSSGKLSNDPMNVIDWVNMFALAVNEENAAGGRVVTAPTNGACGIVPAVLAYYDHFIESVSPDIFIRYFLASGAVGALYKMNASISGAEVGCQGEVGVACSMAAAGLAELLGASPEQVCVAAEIGMEHNLGLTCDPVAGQVQVPCIERNAIASVKAINSARMALRRTSEARVSLDKVIETMYETGKDMNAKYRETSRGGLAIKVQCD, encoded by the coding sequence GTGATTAGCGTTTTCGACATGTTTAAGATCGGCATTGGCCCGTCCAGTTCCCATACCCTGGGCCCGATGAAAGCCGGCAAACAATTTGTCGATGATTTGATCCGGGATAACCGGCTGTTGGACGTTACGCGCATCGTCGTAGAAGTCTACGGCTCGCTTTCACTCACCGGTAAAGGCCATCATACTGACATCGCCATTATTATGGGCCTGGCTGGCGCATCGCCTGAAAGCGTGGATATCGATGCCATCCCCGCTTTTATTCGCGACGTTGAACAGCGTGAACGTCTGCTGCTGGCGAACGGCCAGCACGAGGTTGATTTCCCGCGCGACGGCGGAATGAACTTCCGCAGCGAAAACCTTTCTCTGCATGAGAACGGCATGCGTATCCACGCTTTCGCTGGTGAAGAACGCATTTACAGTAAGACCTACTACTCTATCGGCGGCGGTTTTATCGTCGACGAAGAACATTTTGGCCAGTCGGTGCTGGATGAGGTTTCCGTCCCCTATCCTTACAACTCAGCGCAGGAATTGCTGGCGCACTGTCGTGAAACCGGTCTTTCTCTTTCCGGTCTGGTGATGAAAAACGAGCTGGCGCTGCACAGCCGCCAGGAGATCGAAAGCTATTTCGCCGCCGTATGGCAAACCATGCGCGACTGTATCGATCGCGGGTTGAATACCGAGGGCGTGCTGCCTGGTCCGCTGCGCGTACCGCGCCGTGCCGCCGCGCTGCGTCGGATGCTGGTCTCTTCCGGCAAGCTTTCTAACGATCCGATGAACGTTATCGACTGGGTAAATATGTTTGCCCTGGCGGTTAACGAAGAGAACGCCGCTGGTGGACGCGTAGTGACCGCGCCGACTAACGGTGCCTGCGGTATCGTTCCGGCGGTGCTGGCCTATTACGATCACTTTATCGAATCGGTCAGCCCCGATATTTTCATCCGCTATTTCCTCGCTTCAGGAGCGGTTGGCGCGCTGTATAAAATGAACGCCTCTATTTCCGGTGCCGAAGTTGGCTGTCAGGGTGAGGTCGGCGTGGCCTGCTCTATGGCGGCAGCGGGCCTGGCCGAACTGCTGGGTGCCAGCCCGGAACAGGTTTGCGTTGCTGCTGAAATCGGTATGGAGCATAACCTCGGTCTGACCTGCGATCCGGTTGCCGGTCAGGTACAGGTGCCCTGCATCGAACGTAACGCTATCGCCTCGGTTAAGGCGATCAACTCAGCGCGCATGGCGCTGCGCCGCACCAGCGAGGCTCGCGTGTCCCTCGATAAAGTTATCGAGACGATGTACGAAACCGGTAAAGATATGAACGCCAAATATCGTGAAACCTCACGCGGCGGTCTTGCCATTAAGGTGCAGTGCGACTAA
- a CDS encoding DUF2627 domain-containing protein, protein MYGIFSKEVTSKDVDVEYRFLAEPYISASFSSVSGFLSVAFGQINILRNYKNGKN, encoded by the coding sequence ATGTATGGCATATTCAGTAAAGAAGTAACGAGTAAAGACGTTGACGTTGAATACCGCTTCCTTGCCGAACCTTATATTAGTGCCTCATTCAGTAGTGTCTCTGGTTTTCTGTCAGTCGCCTTCGGGCAAATAAACATTCTAAGGAATTACAAAAATGGCAAAAATTAA
- the rlmA gene encoding 23S rRNA (guanine(745)-N(1))-methyltransferase, giving the protein MHYLCPLCQQPLTLINHSWRCAQQHQFDQAKEGYVNLLPVQHKRSREPGDSAEMMQARRQFLNAGHYRPLQQHVASLLAQRLPASATLLDIGCGEGYYTAAVADALDAESRVCGLDVAKVAIRAAAKRYRNIDFCVASSHRLPFADASLDGVLRIYAPCKAAELARVVRRGGCLLTVTPGPRHLMQFKALIYQQVKLHETQQETLPGFELEQEDQLSYPLSLTGEEAVTLLQMTPFAWRASPAVWQRLRDSATFASEADFMVRLWRRD; this is encoded by the coding sequence ATGCATTATCTTTGCCCCCTCTGTCAGCAACCGCTGACGCTGATTAACCACAGTTGGCGCTGCGCGCAGCAGCATCAGTTTGACCAGGCGAAAGAAGGCTATGTCAACCTGCTGCCCGTGCAGCATAAACGCTCCAGAGAGCCCGGCGACAGTGCGGAAATGATGCAGGCGCGGCGGCAGTTTCTTAACGCGGGCCATTATCGACCGCTGCAACAGCACGTGGCATCATTGCTGGCGCAACGTTTACCGGCGTCGGCAACGCTGTTGGATATTGGCTGCGGTGAAGGCTATTACACTGCTGCGGTAGCCGATGCGCTGGATGCAGAGTCACGCGTATGCGGGCTGGATGTTGCTAAAGTGGCGATTCGCGCGGCGGCGAAGCGCTATCGCAACATCGATTTTTGCGTTGCTTCCAGTCACCGTTTGCCCTTTGCCGATGCTTCGCTGGATGGCGTTTTACGTATTTATGCGCCCTGTAAAGCGGCAGAGCTGGCACGCGTAGTCCGTCGCGGCGGCTGTTTGCTGACCGTAACGCCGGGGCCGCGCCATCTGATGCAGTTTAAGGCCTTAATCTATCAGCAGGTCAAGCTGCATGAGACGCAGCAGGAGACGCTACCGGGATTTGAGCTGGAACAGGAAGATCAGCTGAGCTATCCGCTGTCGCTGACGGGAGAGGAGGCGGTTACATTATTGCAAATGACGCCTTTTGCATGGCGTGCCAGTCCCGCTGTCTGGCAGCGGCTACGTGACAGCGCTACCTTTGCCAGCGAAGCGGATTTTATGGTGCGTCTCTGGCGTCGCGACTGA
- a CDS encoding EAL domain-containing protein has protein sequence MQVSQQVVGQFRRKRLFIASIVAALVLILTLTFRFFEEKNRIEQQSYHFADNAIQRFDRFFSPLDVSANNTLALIGLSCNDVRFLLNEKISSLQTVRAILLVDNDLIYCSSIYGDRAISFSDTYPELAVNNQHMALSVDDYLLKGSPVLLLWTPKSLDNRAGILQVINIELMSSYLLEPTLPWVERAIFNVGGKSLEYGNPLIEKAMPSEDEVSYQQSSLRYPFTITLFGPAPSHLALLSLPSQLPLALLLSLLTGYIVWLATANRMSLSWQISYGLSAQEFMVYCQPLIDGNSGNCCGIELLLRWHNPRQGWISPDVFIPLAERQNLVAPLTRFILTEVVQHLPQLPQCANFHIAINVAASHFHRRAIVDDLQKLWWPANPLPGLIVELTERDALPVVDQAVVAQLHQLGVKVAIDDFGTGHSSLSYLKTLSPDVLKLDKIFTAAIGTDAINATVTDMVISLAQRLNIRLVAEGVETAEQASYLRQRGVDTLQGYFYARPMPLEAFPAWLAEQQSGKC, from the coding sequence ATGCAAGTATCCCAGCAGGTTGTCGGACAGTTTCGACGGAAACGGTTATTTATTGCGTCGATAGTCGCTGCGCTGGTGCTTATTTTGACGTTAACCTTTCGTTTTTTTGAAGAAAAAAACCGCATTGAACAGCAGTCGTATCATTTCGCTGATAACGCGATTCAGCGCTTCGATCGTTTTTTCTCGCCGCTGGATGTCTCCGCCAATAATACGCTGGCACTGATAGGGCTGAGCTGTAACGACGTGCGCTTTTTGCTCAACGAAAAAATCTCCTCGCTGCAAACCGTACGCGCTATTCTGCTGGTGGATAACGATCTAATCTACTGCTCAAGTATTTATGGCGATCGTGCTATTTCCTTTAGCGATACCTACCCGGAGCTGGCGGTAAATAATCAACATATGGCGCTCAGCGTGGATGACTACCTGTTAAAGGGATCGCCGGTACTGCTGCTCTGGACACCCAAATCACTGGATAATCGCGCCGGTATTTTACAGGTTATCAATATCGAACTGATGAGCAGCTATCTGCTGGAACCGACGCTGCCCTGGGTGGAGCGTGCGATTTTCAACGTGGGCGGCAAAAGCCTGGAATATGGCAATCCGCTGATCGAAAAGGCGATGCCGTCTGAAGATGAGGTCAGCTATCAGCAAAGCTCGCTACGCTACCCTTTCACCATTACGCTGTTTGGTCCGGCACCGTCCCACCTCGCGTTGCTGTCACTGCCTTCACAGCTGCCGCTGGCCCTGCTGCTCAGCCTGCTGACAGGCTATATCGTCTGGCTGGCGACCGCCAACCGCATGAGCCTGTCATGGCAGATCAGTTATGGCCTTTCGGCACAGGAGTTTATGGTTTACTGCCAGCCGCTGATTGATGGCAACAGCGGCAACTGCTGCGGTATTGAACTGCTGCTGCGCTGGCATAACCCACGCCAGGGATGGATTTCCCCCGATGTATTTATTCCGCTGGCTGAACGCCAGAATCTGGTAGCGCCGTTGACGCGCTTTATTCTTACGGAGGTGGTACAGCATCTGCCCCAACTGCCGCAGTGCGCAAATTTTCATATTGCGATTAACGTCGCCGCCAGTCATTTTCACCGCCGGGCGATCGTTGATGATTTGCAGAAGCTGTGGTGGCCCGCCAATCCGTTACCCGGTCTTATCGTGGAGCTAACCGAGCGCGATGCGCTGCCGGTGGTGGATCAGGCGGTAGTTGCTCAGCTGCACCAGCTGGGCGTCAAGGTAGCGATTGACGATTTTGGTACCGGTCACAGTTCGCTCTCTTATCTGAAAACGCTAAGTCCGGATGTACTGAAGCTGGATAAGATCTTTACCGCCGCCATCGGCACCGATGCCATTAATGCAACGGTAACGGATATGGTGATTTCACTGGCCCAGCGCCTGAATATTCGGCTGGTGGCGGAAGGCGTGGAGACCGCCGAACAGGCAAGCTATCTGCGTCAGCGCGGCGTGGATACACTACAGGGCTATTTTTATGCGCGACCGATGCCGCTGGAGGCATTTCCCGCCTGGCTGGCAGAGCAGCAAAGCGGGAAATGCTGA
- a CDS encoding MFS transporter, whose amino-acid sequence MDGLPLPRRYGAIAAIALGISAAVLDGTIANVALPTIARQFQASPAESVWIINAYQLAIIISLLSFSFLGDLLGYRRIYQAGLLLFSATSLLCAFSDSLVMLTCARILQGFGGAALMSVNTALIRIIYPQRYLGRGMAINALIVAVSSAAGPTVAAAILSVASWKWLFLINVPVGMLALLFAWRFLPENPQQSSFQRFDILSAIMNALTFGLLLSALSGAAQGQDYRLILAELLALLIIGTLFIRRQLAMTNPLLPVDLLRIPIFSLSLCTSICSFLAQMLAMVSLPFFLQSVLGRSEVETGLLLTPWPLATMVMSPIAGRLLERFHAGLLGGIGLALFAAGLFALALLPAAPGDGDIIWRMVLCGAGFGLFQSPNNHTIISAAPRHRSGGASGMLGTARLLGQTSGAALVALMFNLFNTQGTYASLLLAGLFSSVAALFSLSRLRQPTSDA is encoded by the coding sequence ATGGATGGTTTACCGTTACCGCGCCGTTACGGCGCTATTGCTGCTATTGCACTGGGCATTAGCGCTGCCGTGCTTGACGGCACCATAGCCAACGTTGCGCTGCCTACCATTGCGCGCCAGTTTCAGGCCAGCCCGGCGGAATCAGTGTGGATTATTAACGCCTACCAGCTGGCGATTATTATTTCACTGCTGTCGTTCTCTTTTCTTGGCGATCTGCTGGGTTACCGGCGCATCTATCAGGCGGGCCTGCTGCTGTTCAGCGCAACCTCGCTGCTGTGCGCCTTTTCTGACTCGCTGGTTATGTTAACCTGCGCACGTATTCTGCAAGGCTTTGGCGGCGCGGCGCTGATGAGCGTTAACACCGCGCTGATACGTATTATTTATCCTCAACGCTATCTGGGACGCGGTATGGCGATCAACGCGCTGATTGTCGCCGTCTCCAGCGCGGCGGGCCCTACGGTAGCGGCGGCCATTCTTTCTGTCGCCTCATGGAAGTGGCTGTTTTTAATCAACGTGCCTGTCGGGATGCTGGCGCTGCTGTTTGCCTGGCGCTTCCTGCCGGAAAACCCGCAACAATCATCGTTCCAGCGGTTCGATATTCTTAGCGCCATTATGAACGCCTTAACCTTTGGCCTGCTGCTGTCAGCATTAAGCGGCGCGGCACAGGGACAGGACTATCGTCTGATTCTGGCTGAACTTCTGGCGCTGCTGATTATCGGCACGCTGTTTATTCGCCGCCAGCTCGCTATGACCAACCCGCTATTGCCAGTCGATTTACTGCGCATCCCCATTTTTTCCCTCTCTCTTTGCACCTCTATCTGTTCCTTCCTGGCCCAGATGCTGGCGATGGTTTCGCTGCCCTTCTTTTTGCAAAGCGTACTTGGGCGTAGCGAGGTGGAAACGGGTTTATTGCTCACACCCTGGCCGCTGGCGACCATGGTGATGTCTCCCATCGCCGGGCGGCTGCTGGAGCGCTTTCATGCCGGATTGCTGGGCGGGATCGGACTGGCTCTTTTTGCCGCCGGGCTGTTTGCCCTTGCTCTGCTGCCAGCCGCGCCGGGAGACGGCGATATTATCTGGCGAATGGTGCTGTGTGGTGCCGGTTTTGGGCTGTTCCAGTCACCCAATAACCACACGATTATTTCCGCCGCACCGCGTCATCGTAGCGGCGGTGCCAGCGGTATGCTGGGAACCGCTCGTCTGCTCGGACAAACCAGCGGCGCGGCGCTGGTGGCGCTGATGTTTAATCTGTTTAACACTCAGGGCACCTATGCTTCACTGCTGCTGGCGGGACTGTTTTCTTCCGTTGCTGCGCTGTTCAGCCTGTCGCGACTGCGTCAGCCCACCAGTGACGCTTAA
- a CDS encoding YebO family protein — translation MNEINSGAGVLPLISAIAFALVGLIAWFYVNRASVRASEQIRLLEALLEEQRKQNLMLQRLGEQAREQGENTAEKPQDEDFTRLIPER, via the coding sequence ATGAATGAGATAAACAGCGGCGCAGGCGTGCTGCCGCTTATCAGCGCTATCGCTTTTGCGCTGGTAGGGCTGATCGCCTGGTTTTACGTCAACCGCGCCAGCGTACGTGCCAGCGAGCAAATTCGCCTGCTGGAGGCGCTGCTGGAAGAGCAGCGAAAACAGAATCTGATGCTGCAACGGTTAGGGGAGCAGGCGCGGGAACAGGGGGAAAATACCGCAGAGAAGCCGCAGGATGAAGACTTTACCCGCCTGATCCCTGAACGATAA
- the kdgR gene encoding DNA-binding transcriptional regulator KdgR produces the protein MANADGDKQPDSVSSVLKVFGILQALGEERENGITELSQRVMMSKSTVYRFLQTMKSLGYVSQEGESEKYALTLKLFELGARALQNVDLIRSADVQMRELSRLTKETIHLGALEEDSIVYIHKIDSLYNLRMYSRIGRRNPLHSTAIGKVLLAWRDRAEAREILKDVDFRKSTPHTIGSEAELLETLDMVKAQGFGEDNEEQEEGLRCIAVPVFDRFGVVIAGMSISFPTIRFSEERKHEYVAMLHRAGRLLSSQLGYHDYPF, from the coding sequence ATGGCGAATGCAGATGGAGATAAACAACCGGATTCGGTTTCCTCGGTATTAAAAGTGTTTGGTATTTTACAGGCGTTAGGCGAAGAACGCGAAAATGGTATCACCGAGCTTTCTCAGCGCGTGATGATGTCAAAAAGCACCGTCTATCGTTTTTTACAGACGATGAAGTCGCTGGGATATGTCTCCCAGGAAGGCGAGTCGGAGAAGTATGCGCTGACGCTCAAGCTGTTTGAGTTAGGTGCCAGGGCGTTGCAGAACGTCGATTTAATCCGCAGCGCTGATGTTCAGATGCGCGAGCTCTCGCGACTGACAAAAGAAACGATCCACCTTGGCGCGCTGGAAGAAGACAGCATTGTCTATATTCACAAAATTGATTCGCTCTACAACCTGCGCATGTATTCGCGTATCGGGCGCCGCAATCCGTTGCACAGTACGGCAATTGGCAAGGTTCTTTTAGCCTGGCGCGATCGTGCAGAAGCGCGTGAAATTTTGAAAGATGTGGATTTTCGCAAGAGTACGCCGCATACCATTGGCAGCGAAGCTGAGCTGCTGGAAACGCTGGATATGGTGAAAGCACAGGGGTTCGGTGAGGATAATGAAGAGCAGGAAGAAGGGCTGCGCTGTATTGCGGTGCCGGTTTTTGACCGCTTCGGCGTGGTTATCGCCGGTATGAGTATTTCCTTCCCGACAATTCGTTTTTCGGAAGAACGCAAACATGAATATGTTGCGATGCTGCATCGCGCTGGACGGTTGTTATCTTCGCAGTTGGGCTATCACGACTATCCCTTCTGA
- the mntP gene encoding manganese efflux pump MntP: MNFSALLILSFGMSMDAFAVAIGKGAALQRPRIREALRTGLIFGIIETITPLIGWSLGQFATQFVARWDHWIAFILLCFLGGRMVIEGCRQHSTPCEPVQQHGLLLLATTAIATSLDALAVGVSLAFLQVNILLTALLIGLSTFTMTTIGMLIGRLIGPLLGKRAEILGGVVLIAIGGEILWQHFA; the protein is encoded by the coding sequence ATGAACTTTTCCGCTCTGCTTATCCTTTCATTTGGCATGTCTATGGACGCATTTGCCGTCGCAATCGGTAAAGGCGCCGCCCTGCAACGTCCACGTATCCGCGAAGCGCTACGTACCGGCCTTATTTTTGGCATCATTGAAACGATCACGCCGTTGATAGGCTGGAGCCTGGGCCAGTTTGCTACCCAATTTGTTGCCCGCTGGGATCACTGGATCGCTTTTATCCTGCTCTGCTTTTTAGGCGGACGTATGGTTATTGAAGGTTGCCGTCAGCACAGTACGCCCTGCGAGCCGGTGCAGCAGCACGGCCTGCTGCTGCTGGCTACCACCGCTATCGCTACCAGCCTCGACGCCCTGGCGGTCGGCGTCAGCCTGGCATTTTTACAGGTCAATATTTTGCTGACCGCGTTGCTGATTGGCCTTTCCACCTTTACCATGACCACTATCGGCATGCTCATCGGGCGGCTGATTGGTCCACTGTTGGGGAAACGTGCCGAGATCCTCGGCGGCGTGGTGCTGATCGCCATCGGCGGCGAGATCCTGTGGCAGCATTTCGCCTGA